The Buchnera aphidicola (Cinara tujafilina) genome has a window encoding:
- the ygfZ gene encoding folate-binding protein, which yields MTLLNLYNNTVFLNKQLPATIMFLKNWCIVNVTGIDSIQYLNQQFTLDVNTVNHNTYQVGAHCNYNGKVWSPLLLLKYKKDYAYIIQSEIALKQINELKKYSIFSKVDIFLNKNIILFGFAGFGIKNILLNYFSSLPTKSNNIIYYDDVIILRLEFPTERFLMICMTRKSYVFFNSIAKNMLISNDLQWKSLEIESNFPLMNILTCGRFLPQSLNLNYWNAICFNKGCYYGQEVLFRYEKKKINKLDIQILIGKSDILPIVGSSIKHRDKMKNIYNAGIVLASVKLLNHQILLQVCMKKIFCKKYYSFYSSQDHINKFLFFS from the coding sequence ATGACATTATTAAATTTATATAATAATACAGTATTTTTAAATAAACAACTCCCTGCGACAATTATGTTTTTAAAAAATTGGTGTATTGTAAATGTTACAGGAATAGATAGTATTCAATATTTAAATCAGCAATTTACATTAGATGTAAATACAGTAAATCATAATACATATCAAGTTGGTGCACACTGTAATTATAATGGAAAAGTTTGGAGTCCATTATTATTACTAAAATATAAAAAGGATTATGCATATATTATACAATCGGAAATTGCATTAAAACAAATAAATGAATTAAAAAAATATTCTATTTTTTCAAAAGTTGATATTTTTTTAAATAAAAACATAATTTTATTTGGTTTTGCTGGTTTTGGAATTAAAAATATACTACTAAACTATTTTAGTTCTTTACCGACTAAAAGTAATAATATTATTTATTATGATGATGTAATTATTTTACGATTAGAATTTCCGACAGAAAGATTTTTAATGATTTGTATGACCAGAAAATCTTATGTATTTTTTAACTCAATAGCAAAAAATATGTTAATTAGTAATGATTTACAATGGAAATCTTTAGAAATTGAATCTAATTTTCCGCTTATGAATATATTAACTTGTGGAAGATTTTTACCTCAATCTTTAAATTTAAATTATTGGAATGCTATTTGTTTTAATAAAGGTTGTTACTATGGACAAGAAGTATTATTTCGTTATGAAAAGAAAAAAATTAATAAACTAGATATTCAAATTTTAATTGGTAAGTCAGATATTTTACCTATTGTTGGTTCGTCAATAAAACATCGTGATAAAATGAAAAATATATATAATGCAGGTATTGTTTTAGCATCTGTAAAATTATTAAATCATCAAATATTATTACAAGTTTGTATGAAAAAAATATTTTGTAAAAAATATTATTCATTTTATAGTTCCCAGGATCATATTAACAAATTTTTGTTTTTTTCATAA
- the prfB gene encoding peptide chain release factor RF-2, whose translation MLEFSIIKKKTKQLNNKIKYLTRTLEYKKNKKEIKKINNKLKSPVIWRNNKTLHCLQKEKILNNFIKKLKYLIENIQDIKVWIDILSNDYDNHIISEINIKFKIIEKIIKKLEIYQLFSNHYDQNNCYIDIQSGSGGLEAQDWAKMLLRMYIKWADIKNFSAVVIEESIGEIAGIKSATIKIKGKYAFGWCRTESGIHRLVRKSPFDMSNKRHTSFCSIFIYPEIKKNKEIILNASDLRIDVYRASGAGGQHVNCTESAVRITHVPTGISTQCQSNRSQHKNKNMALKQLKSKLYILEKSKINIEKKRKNKNKLDIGWGNQIRSYILDNSLIKDLRTGIEQHNTKSILDGNLSQFIEQSLKLGL comes from the coding sequence ATGTTAGAATTTTCAATAATAAAAAAAAAGACAAAGCAGCTGAATAATAAAATAAAATATTTAACGAGGACTCTTGAATACAAAAAAAACAAAAAAGAAATCAAAAAAATTAATAATAAACTGAAATCGCCAGTTATCTGGAGAAATAATAAAACACTTCATTGTTTGCAAAAGGAAAAAATATTAAATAATTTTATAAAAAAATTAAAATATTTAATAGAAAATATACAAGATATAAAAGTATGGATAGATATCTTATCAAATGATTATGATAATCATATCATATCTGAAATTAATATAAAATTTAAAATAATAGAGAAAATTATAAAAAAATTAGAAATCTATCAATTATTCTCGAATCATTATGATCAAAATAATTGTTATATTGATATTCAATCTGGATCTGGAGGATTAGAAGCTCAAGATTGGGCTAAAATGTTATTACGAATGTATATTAAATGGGCTGATATAAAAAATTTTTCTGCTGTTGTGATAGAAGAATCGATAGGAGAAATAGCAGGAATTAAATCCGCTACAATTAAAATAAAAGGAAAATATGCATTTGGATGGTGCCGCACAGAATCAGGTATACATCGATTAGTCCGTAAAAGTCCTTTTGATATGAGTAATAAAAGACATACATCATTTTGCTCAATATTTATTTATCCGGAAATAAAAAAAAATAAAGAAATTATTCTTAATGCTTCTGATCTAAGAATTGATGTATACCGAGCATCTGGAGCAGGCGGACAACATGTCAATTGTACTGAATCAGCAGTACGAATTACACATGTTCCTACAGGTATATCTACACAATGTCAAAGCAATCGCTCACAACATAAAAATAAAAATATGGCTTTAAAACAATTAAAGTCTAAACTTTATATATTAGAAAAAAGTAAAATAAATATAGAAAAGAAGAGAAAAAATAAAAATAAATTAGATATTGGATGGGGCAATCAAATTCGTTCATATATATTAGATAATTCACTAATTAAAGATCTAAGAACTGGTATAGAGCAACATAATACTAAATCAATATTAGATGGTAATTTAAGTCAATTTATTGAACAAAGCTTAAAATTGGGGTTATAA
- the lysS gene encoding lysyl-tRNA synthetase, whose protein sequence is MPNTKKYALINKKKILTENNIRKKKLKKLCDNGFNFPNLFHCNNTAKNILLLYKKYTKKELKKINVQIKIAGRIINKRVLGKASFFKIQDYDYEIQIYIQSNNFKKDFYKDYILELDLGDIISVVGTVFKTNTQEISIFCYKIELLTKILHPLPDKYHGLQDQELKYRKRYLDLIANNKIKKIFKRRSKILSVIRMFMEKKDFLEVETPMIHSIPGGANAKPFITYHNTFNKKMYLRVAPELYLKRLIIGGFNKIFEINRSFRNEGISSRHNPEFTMMEIYMAYSNYKDMMKLLIKLLKFITKKFLIHQKFIIIIIKLILKKIKTMTMIDAIIYFNKNIKKSDLKSINNIKKIMNDLNLKIPLNISLGEMINIIFEKTTEKKIIEPTFITNYPIEVSPLAKSKSTKNHIAERFEFFLSGYEIANGFSELNDSKEQKKRFKKQIIEKNNKKTSDINYDYDKEYISALEYGLPPTSGLGIGIDRLIMIFTNQKSIRDVILFPTLRSLKKTEIIKIFNIL, encoded by the coding sequence ATGCCTAATACAAAAAAATATGCTTTAATTAATAAAAAAAAAATTCTCACAGAAAATAATATAAGAAAAAAAAAATTAAAAAAATTATGCGATAACGGTTTTAATTTTCCAAATCTTTTTCATTGTAATAACACAGCAAAAAACATACTTTTATTATATAAAAAATATACAAAAAAAGAATTAAAAAAAATCAATGTTCAGATAAAAATCGCAGGACGCATTATAAATAAAAGAGTATTAGGGAAAGCATCTTTTTTTAAGATACAAGATTATGATTATGAAATTCAAATATATATTCAAAGTAATAATTTTAAAAAAGATTTTTATAAAGATTATATTCTTGAATTAGATTTAGGTGACATCATAAGTGTTGTAGGAACTGTTTTTAAAACTAATACACAAGAAATATCTATTTTTTGTTATAAAATAGAATTATTAACAAAAATTTTACATCCATTACCTGATAAATATCACGGTTTACAAGATCAAGAACTAAAATATAGAAAAAGATATTTAGACCTAATCGCTAACAATAAAATTAAAAAAATATTTAAAAGAAGATCAAAAATATTATCTGTCATTCGTATGTTTATGGAAAAAAAAGATTTTTTAGAAGTCGAAACACCTATGATTCATAGTATTCCAGGAGGAGCTAACGCAAAACCCTTTATTACATATCATAATACCTTTAATAAAAAAATGTATTTACGAGTAGCACCTGAATTATATTTAAAAAGATTGATTATTGGTGGTTTTAATAAAATATTTGAAATTAATAGAAGTTTTCGAAATGAAGGAATTTCGTCTCGTCATAATCCGGAATTTACTATGATGGAAATATATATGGCATATAGTAATTATAAAGATATGATGAAACTATTAATTAAATTATTAAAATTTATTACAAAAAAATTTTTAATACATCAAAAATTTATTATAATAATTATAAAATTAATTTTAAAAAAAATTAAAACGATGACAATGATTGATGCTATTATATATTTTAATAAAAATATTAAAAAATCTGATTTAAAAAGTATTAATAATATCAAAAAAATAATGAATGATTTAAACTTAAAAATACCATTAAATATTTCTTTAGGAGAAATGATTAATATAATTTTTGAAAAAACTACAGAAAAAAAAATAATAGAACCTACATTTATTACTAATTATCCAATTGAAGTTTCTCCATTAGCAAAATCAAAATCTACTAAAAATCATATTGCAGAACGATTTGAATTTTTTTTATCAGGATATGAAATAGCTAATGGTTTTTCTGAATTAAACGATTCTAAAGAACAAAAAAAAAGATTTAAAAAACAAATAATAGAAAAAAACAACAAAAAAACTTCTGATATTAATTATGATTACGATAAAGAATATATTTCAGCATTAGAATATGGATTACCACCAACATCAGGACTAGGTATTGGAATTGATCGGTTAATCATGATTTTTACTAATCAAAAAAGTATTCGTGATGTGATTTTATTTCCAACGCTACGCTCGTTAAAAAAAACAGAAATAATCAAAATATTTAATATTTTATAG